From one Pseudomonas fluorescens genomic stretch:
- a CDS encoding chemotaxis protein CheW produces the protein MTTRPMGESLTAFELLLDIDRRCRLLAADLPLQETRLQSWSGIGFRIAEQWFVAPMGEVAEVLHEPRLSRIPGVKAWVGGVANLRGRLLPVMDLCGFFGLGLSAPRKQRRVLVLDHEELFAGLLVDEVLGLQHFPLHSLDLSPPTPLLSAAAPFVQGHFQRERSWAIFSPFALAQAPGFLDVAL, from the coding sequence TTGACCACCCGGCCGATGGGGGAGTCGCTGACGGCTTTCGAGCTGCTGCTGGACATTGACCGACGCTGCCGGCTGCTGGCTGCCGACCTGCCATTGCAGGAAACCCGCCTGCAGAGCTGGAGCGGCATTGGCTTTCGCATCGCCGAGCAGTGGTTCGTCGCGCCCATGGGCGAAGTCGCCGAAGTGCTGCACGAGCCGCGCCTGAGCCGCATCCCCGGGGTCAAGGCCTGGGTCGGCGGCGTGGCCAACCTGCGTGGCCGACTGCTACCGGTGATGGACCTTTGCGGCTTTTTTGGCCTGGGCCTGTCGGCGCCGCGCAAGCAGCGGCGGGTGCTGGTACTGGACCATGAAGAGCTGTTTGCCGGCTTGCTGGTCGATGAAGTGCTGGGCTTGCAGCATTTTCCGCTGCACAGCCTCGACCTGTCGCCGCCAACGCCGCTGCTCAGCGCTGCAGCGCCCTTCGTCCAGGGGCATTTCCAGCGTGAGCGCAGCTGGGCAATCTTCAGCCCTTTCGCCCTGGCCCAGGCGCCGGGTTTCCTCGACGTCGCGCTGTAA
- the pilH gene encoding twitching motility response regulator PilH, giving the protein MARVLIVDDSPTEMYKLTGMLEKHGHQVLKAENGADGVALARHEKPDAVLMDIVMPGVNGFQATRQLSKDPETAHIPVIIVTTKDQETDKVWGQRQGARDYLTKPVDEDTLIKKLNDVLKG; this is encoded by the coding sequence ATGGCCCGAGTTCTGATCGTCGACGATTCGCCGACCGAAATGTACAAACTGACCGGTATGCTCGAAAAACACGGGCATCAGGTGCTCAAGGCCGAAAACGGCGCCGACGGCGTGGCCCTGGCCCGTCACGAAAAGCCCGACGCGGTGCTGATGGATATCGTCATGCCCGGGGTCAACGGCTTCCAGGCTACCCGCCAACTGAGCAAAGACCCTGAAACCGCGCACATCCCGGTGATCATTGTTACCACCAAGGACCAGGAGACCGACAAGGTCTGGGGCCAGCGCCAGGGCGCCAGGGACTACCTGACCAAGCCGGTGGATGAAGACACCCTGATCAAAAAGCTCAACGACGTGCTCAAAGGTTGA
- the pilG gene encoding twitching motility response regulator PilG — MEQPGAALKVMVIDDSKTIRRTAQILLSEAGCEVITAIDGFDALAKIIDHQPQIIFVDVLMPRLDGYQTCALIKQNSTFKDTPVILLSSRDGLFDKARGRVVGSDQFLTKPFSKEELLDAIRAHVPGFAAEEQHAP; from the coding sequence ATGGAACAGCCCGGCGCGGCATTGAAGGTGATGGTGATCGACGACTCCAAGACGATTCGCCGCACCGCCCAGATATTGCTCAGTGAAGCAGGATGTGAGGTCATCACGGCCATCGACGGTTTCGATGCCCTGGCCAAGATCATCGACCACCAGCCGCAGATCATTTTCGTCGACGTGCTGATGCCACGTCTGGACGGCTACCAGACCTGCGCCCTGATCAAGCAGAACAGCACGTTCAAGGACACGCCGGTGATTCTCCTGTCGTCCCGCGATGGCCTGTTCGACAAGGCCCGAGGCCGTGTCGTCGGTTCTGATCAATTTTTGACCAAGCCTTTCAGCAAGGAAGAGCTGCTGGACGCAATCCGGGCCCATGTGCCCGGATTCGCCGCAGAAGAACAACACGCACCCTGA
- the gshB gene encoding glutathione synthase, which translates to MSVRLGIVMDPIARISYKKDSSLAMLLAAQERGWSLFYMEQQDLYQGAGQARARMRPLKVFADPEHWFELEAEQDCALSELDVILMRKDPPFDMEFVYSTYLLEQAEAAGVLVVNRPQSLRDCNEKLFATLFPQCTPPTLVSRRADILREFVNQQGDTILKPLDGMGGTSIFRHRPGDPNLSVILETLTGNGTQQIMAQGYLPAIKDGDKRILMIDGEPVPYCLARIPASGETRGNLAAGGRGEARPLTDRDRWIAAQVGPTLREKGLLFVGLDVIGEHLTEINVTSPTCIREIDNAFGTKIGVQLMDAIDRKLKAR; encoded by the coding sequence ATGAGCGTTCGCCTCGGGATTGTCATGGACCCCATTGCGCGCATCTCCTATAAAAAGGACAGCTCGCTGGCCATGTTGCTGGCCGCCCAGGAGCGCGGCTGGTCGCTGTTCTACATGGAGCAGCAGGACCTCTACCAGGGCGCCGGCCAGGCCCGCGCGCGCATGCGCCCGCTGAAAGTCTTCGCCGACCCGGAGCACTGGTTCGAACTGGAGGCCGAGCAAGACTGCGCCCTGAGCGAGCTGGACGTGATCCTGATGCGCAAGGATCCGCCGTTCGACATGGAGTTCGTCTACAGCACCTACCTGCTGGAACAGGCCGAAGCCGCCGGCGTGCTGGTGGTCAACCGGCCGCAGAGCCTGCGCGACTGCAACGAAAAATTGTTCGCCACGCTGTTCCCGCAGTGCACGCCACCGACCCTGGTCAGCCGCCGCGCGGACATCCTGCGTGAATTCGTCAATCAACAAGGCGACACCATCCTCAAGCCGCTGGACGGCATGGGCGGTACCTCGATCTTCCGTCATCGCCCGGGCGACCCGAACCTCTCGGTGATCCTCGAGACCCTGACCGGCAACGGCACCCAGCAAATCATGGCACAAGGCTACCTGCCGGCCATCAAGGATGGCGACAAGCGCATCCTGATGATCGACGGCGAGCCGGTGCCGTATTGCCTGGCCCGCATCCCGGCCTCGGGCGAAACCCGTGGCAACCTTGCCGCCGGTGGCCGTGGCGAAGCCCGCCCGCTGACCGACCGTGACCGCTGGATCGCCGCACAGGTCGGCCCGACCCTGCGTGAGAAGGGCCTGCTGTTCGTTGGCCTGGACGTGATCGGTGAGCACCTGACTGAAATCAACGTCACCAGCCCGACCTGCATCCGCGAGATCGACAATGCCTTCGGCACCAAGATCGGCGTGCAGTTGATGGATGCCATTGATCGCAAGCTCAAGGCGCGCTGA
- a CDS encoding energy transducer TonB: MTLPADIPADFSPPRVRPVDRLGFTLFLAALLHLALILGVGFTFAKPEEIRRTMEITLATFKSEKAPQKADYLAQDNQQGSGTLDKKAVPKTTEVAPFQDSKINKVTPPPAAKPEVQPQPTPPKAVVATKAPKPEKVETRPKEAKPQPKPKAATPDFDSSQLSSQIASLEAELSNEQQLYAKRPRIHRLNAASTMRDKGAWYKDEWRKKVERIGNLNYPDEARRQQIYGSLRLMVSINRDGSLYEVLVLESSGQPLLDQAAQRIVRLAAPFAPFTGDLADIDRLEIIRTWRFARGDRLQSN, from the coding sequence ATGACGCTTCCTGCTGACATCCCTGCCGACTTTTCTCCACCCCGCGTACGCCCGGTGGATCGCCTGGGCTTTACCCTGTTCCTGGCGGCGCTGCTGCACCTGGCGCTGATCCTCGGTGTGGGTTTCACCTTCGCCAAGCCCGAAGAAATCCGCCGGACCATGGAAATCACCCTGGCCACCTTCAAAAGCGAGAAAGCGCCGCAGAAGGCAGACTACCTGGCCCAGGACAATCAGCAAGGCAGCGGCACCCTGGACAAGAAAGCGGTGCCAAAAACCACCGAAGTGGCGCCCTTCCAGGACAGCAAGATCAACAAGGTCACCCCGCCTCCGGCCGCCAAGCCCGAGGTACAACCGCAACCGACGCCGCCTAAAGCGGTGGTTGCGACCAAGGCACCGAAACCGGAAAAAGTCGAAACCCGGCCCAAGGAAGCCAAACCGCAGCCCAAACCCAAGGCCGCAACTCCGGATTTTGACAGCTCGCAGCTGTCCAGCCAGATCGCCAGCCTCGAAGCCGAGCTGTCCAACGAGCAGCAGTTGTACGCCAAGCGCCCGCGCATCCACCGCCTCAATGCCGCCTCGACCATGCGCGACAAGGGTGCCTGGTACAAGGACGAGTGGCGCAAGAAGGTCGAGCGCATCGGCAACCTCAACTACCCCGACGAAGCCCGGCGTCAGCAGATCTACGGCAGCCTGCGGCTGATGGTGTCGATCAACCGCGATGGTTCGCTGTATGAGGTGTTGGTGCTCGAGTCCTCGGGCCAGCCCCTGCTCGACCAGGCCGCCCAGCGCATCGTGCGCCTGGCCGCACCGTTCGCGCCGTTCACCGGTGACCTGGCCGATATCGACCGGCTGGAGATCATCCGTACCTGGCGTTTCGCCCGCGGCGACCGGCTGCAAAGCAACTGA
- a CDS encoding ankyrin repeat domain-containing protein, translating to MSRINFARKTAALGLALAACALPAAAFADAAAELSQKLYNEVGEYKYDETPARLAKIQALLDQGADPKGQPMFLAASYKIVAPFELFLPKIGDVNTPIQENGETLLLFVLNQAEQSKASEADLHMVKGLIKAGANVNVLAQGDSATPLNTAARKGSPELIKLLLASGADAKAVRPNGFTPLTGPGASNLEVIKLLVAAGANPYQVTLTGSTPLHHVCERAFEMNGQPDPQAGQRIALLLKKGSSIDAYHEQHGTFPVGTPLEEAARMDNPDCVAALIKAGASLQAPAFPESYLAKYPQAKQKTVQEYVLSAAEESPTLYTEEVVKLFK from the coding sequence ATGTCGCGCATCAATTTCGCCCGCAAAACTGCAGCCCTCGGCCTGGCCCTGGCGGCCTGCGCCCTGCCTGCTGCCGCCTTCGCCGACGCCGCTGCCGAGCTGTCGCAGAAGCTGTACAACGAAGTTGGCGAGTACAAGTACGACGAAACCCCGGCGCGCCTGGCCAAGATCCAGGCCCTGCTCGACCAGGGTGCCGACCCGAAAGGCCAGCCGATGTTCCTGGCAGCCTCCTACAAGATCGTCGCGCCGTTCGAGCTGTTCCTGCCAAAGATCGGTGACGTCAACACGCCAATCCAGGAAAACGGCGAAACCCTGCTGCTGTTCGTCCTCAACCAGGCCGAACAGTCGAAGGCCTCCGAGGCCGACCTGCACATGGTCAAGGGCCTGATCAAGGCCGGTGCCAACGTCAACGTGCTAGCCCAGGGCGATTCCGCCACGCCGCTGAACACCGCGGCACGCAAGGGCTCACCCGAACTGATCAAGCTGCTGCTGGCTTCTGGCGCCGATGCCAAGGCCGTCCGGCCGAACGGCTTTACCCCACTGACCGGGCCGGGTGCCTCGAACCTGGAGGTGATCAAGCTGCTGGTGGCTGCCGGCGCCAATCCGTATCAGGTCACCCTAACCGGCTCGACGCCGCTGCACCATGTGTGCGAACGCGCCTTTGAAATGAACGGCCAGCCCGACCCGCAAGCCGGCCAGCGCATTGCCCTGCTGCTGAAAAAAGGCAGCTCGATCGATGCCTACCACGAGCAGCACGGCACCTTCCCGGTCGGTACCCCGCTGGAAGAAGCTGCCCGCATGGACAACCCGGATTGCGTCGCCGCGCTGATCAAGGCCGGCGCCAGCCTGCAGGCACCGGCGTTCCCGGAGAGCTACCTGGCCAAGTACCCACAGGCCAAGCAGAAGACCGTCCAGGAGTACGTGCTGTCGGCCGCTGAAGAGTCGCCAACCCTGTATACCGAAGAAGTGGTCAAACTGTTCAAGTAA
- a CDS encoding YqgE/AlgH family protein: protein MKNLSPDYLKHQFLIAMPHMADPNFAQTLTYIVEHNANGAMGLVVNRPLELNLADILEQLRPDVEPPASSIHLPIYTGGPVQTDRGFVLHTSDRTFQATVELDGLSLTTSQDVLFAIADGLGPKQSLITLGYAGWEAGQLEAELADNAWLNCPFDPEIIFGMACEQRLAAAAASLGINLSLLTSQAGHA from the coding sequence ATGAAGAACCTCAGCCCGGATTACCTCAAGCATCAGTTCCTGATTGCCATGCCGCACATGGCCGACCCGAACTTCGCGCAGACCTTGACCTACATCGTCGAGCACAACGCCAATGGGGCGATGGGGCTGGTGGTCAATCGGCCGCTGGAGCTCAACCTGGCCGATATCCTCGAACAACTGCGCCCGGACGTCGAACCGCCCGCCAGCAGCATTCACCTGCCGATCTACACCGGCGGCCCGGTGCAAACCGACCGCGGCTTCGTCCTGCACACCAGTGACCGCACGTTCCAGGCCACCGTCGAGCTCGACGGCCTGTCGCTGACCACCTCCCAGGACGTGCTGTTCGCCATTGCCGACGGCCTTGGCCCCAAACAGAGCCTGATTACCCTCGGCTATGCCGGCTGGGAAGCCGGGCAACTGGAAGCGGAGCTGGCCGACAACGCCTGGCTGAACTGTCCGTTCGACCCCGAGATCATCTTCGGCATGGCCTGCGAGCAGCGCCTTGCCGCCGCCGCGGCGAGCCTGGGGATCAACCTCAGCCTGCTGACCAGCCAGGCGGGGCACGCCTGA
- the ruvX gene encoding Holliday junction resolvase RuvX, whose protein sequence is MAEVRLLLGFDYGSRQIGVAVGQVITGQARELCTLKAQNGTPDWAQVEKLIKEWKPDALVVGLPLNMDGSPSEMSERAEKFARRLNGRFNLPVHTHDERLTTFEAKGERMARGGQRGSYRDNPVDAIAAALLLQGWLEANTGA, encoded by the coding sequence ATGGCCGAAGTACGCCTACTGCTGGGCTTTGACTATGGCAGCCGCCAGATCGGCGTCGCGGTCGGCCAGGTGATCACCGGCCAGGCCCGCGAGCTGTGCACCCTCAAGGCGCAAAACGGCACGCCGGACTGGGCCCAGGTGGAAAAACTGATCAAGGAATGGAAGCCCGACGCCCTGGTGGTCGGCCTGCCCTTGAACATGGACGGCAGCCCCAGCGAGATGAGCGAGCGCGCCGAAAAATTCGCCCGCCGCCTCAATGGCCGTTTCAACCTGCCGGTACACACCCACGACGAACGCCTGACCACTTTTGAAGCCAAGGGCGAGCGCATGGCCCGTGGCGGCCAGCGCGGCAGTTACCGCGACAACCCGGTAGATGCCATTGCCGCCGCCTTGCTGTTGCAGGGCTGGCTGGAGGCCAACACCGGGGCCTGA
- the pyrR gene encoding bifunctional pyr operon transcriptional regulator/uracil phosphoribosyltransferase PyrR gives MSLPNPAELIRQMAVDLRAHLTRRAIAEPRFIGIRTGGVWVAQALLEELGSDAALGTLDVSFYRDDFSQNGLHPQVRPSDLPFEIEGQHLVLIDDVLMSGRTIRAALNELFDYGRPASVTLVCLLDLDAGELPIRPNVVGATLSLAAHERVKLTGPAPLALERQDLASASAL, from the coding sequence ATGAGCCTACCCAATCCCGCCGAACTGATCCGGCAGATGGCCGTCGACCTTCGCGCCCATCTGACCCGGCGCGCCATTGCCGAGCCGCGTTTCATCGGCATCCGCACCGGTGGTGTCTGGGTCGCCCAGGCACTGCTTGAAGAGCTGGGCAGCGACGCCGCCCTGGGCACGCTCGACGTTTCTTTCTACCGTGACGACTTCAGCCAGAACGGCCTGCACCCGCAGGTGCGCCCGTCCGACCTGCCGTTCGAAATCGAAGGCCAGCACCTGGTGCTGATCGACGACGTGTTGATGAGCGGGCGCACCATCCGCGCCGCCCTCAACGAACTGTTCGACTATGGCCGTCCGGCCAGCGTGACCCTGGTCTGCCTGCTCGACCTGGATGCCGGCGAATTGCCGATCCGGCCGAATGTGGTCGGCGCCACCCTGTCGCTGGCCGCCCATGAACGGGTAAAATTGACCGGACCCGCACCGCTCGCCCTCGAGCGCCAGGACCTCGCCTCCGCTTCCGCCCTTTAA
- a CDS encoding aspartate carbamoyltransferase catalytic subunit — protein MTPIDAKRPLQLNDQGQLRHFLSLDGLPRELLTEILDTADSFLEVGARAVKKVPLLRGKTVCNVFFENSTRTRTTFELAAQRLSADVITLNVSTSSTSKGETLFDTLRNLEAMAADMFVVRHGDSGAAHFIAEHVCPEVAIINGGDGRHAHPTQGMLDMLTIRRHKGGFENLSVAIVGDILHSRVARSNMLALKTLGCPDIRVIGPKTLLPIGIEQYGVKVYTDLEQGLKDVDVVIMLRLQRERMAGGLLPSEGEFYRLFGLTTARLAGAKPDAIVMHPGPINRGVEIESAVADGAHSVILNQVTYGIAVRMAVLSMAMSGQTAQRQFEQENAQ, from the coding sequence ATGACGCCAATCGACGCCAAGCGCCCGCTGCAGCTCAATGACCAGGGCCAGCTGCGCCACTTTCTCTCGCTCGACGGTTTGCCCCGCGAACTGCTGACCGAAATCCTCGACACCGCCGACTCGTTCCTCGAAGTCGGCGCCCGGGCCGTCAAGAAGGTCCCGTTGCTGCGCGGCAAGACCGTCTGCAACGTGTTCTTCGAGAACTCCACCCGTACCCGCACCACCTTCGAACTGGCCGCCCAGCGGTTGTCGGCAGACGTCATTACCCTGAATGTGTCGACTTCCTCGACCAGCAAGGGCGAAACCCTGTTCGACACCCTGCGCAACCTCGAGGCCATGGCCGCCGATATGTTCGTCGTGCGCCATGGCGACTCGGGCGCCGCGCACTTCATCGCCGAGCACGTGTGCCCGGAGGTGGCGATCATCAACGGCGGCGACGGCCGCCATGCCCACCCGACCCAGGGCATGCTCGACATGCTCACCATTCGTCGGCACAAGGGTGGTTTCGAGAACCTCTCGGTGGCCATCGTCGGCGACATCCTGCACTCGCGGGTGGCGCGCTCGAACATGCTCGCCCTGAAAACCCTGGGCTGCCCGGACATCCGCGTAATCGGCCCGAAAACCTTGCTACCGATCGGTATCGAGCAGTATGGCGTCAAGGTCTACACCGACCTGGAGCAAGGCCTCAAGGACGTCGACGTGGTGATCATGCTGCGCCTGCAGCGTGAGCGCATGGCCGGCGGCCTGCTGCCCAGCGAAGGCGAGTTCTACCGCCTGTTCGGCCTGACCACCGCGCGCCTGGCCGGCGCCAAGCCGGATGCCATCGTCATGCACCCGGGCCCGATCAACCGTGGCGTGGAGATCGAATCGGCAGTGGCCGACGGCGCCCACTCGGTGATCCTCAACCAGGTCACCTACGGCATAGCCGTACGTATGGCGGTGCTGTCCATGGCCATGAGCGGGCAGACCGCACAACGTCAATTCGAGCAGGAGAACGCCCAGTGA
- a CDS encoding dihydroorotase, with protein MTLSILGARVIDPLSGLDQTTDLHIDAGKIIAIGAAPAGFKPSRSIDAQGLVAAPGLVDLNVALREPGYSRKGSIASETRAAAAGGVTSLCCPPQTKPVLDTSAVAELILDRAREAGHSKVYPIGALSKGLEGEQLAELIALRDAGCVAFGNGLNAFGNNRTLARALEYAATFDLTVIFHSQDRDLAQGGLAHEGAMASFLGLPGIPETAETVALARNLLLVEQTGVRAHFSQLTSARGARLIAQAQELGLPVTADVALYQLILTDEALRDFSSLYHVQPPLRTCADRDGLRWAVKSGVIQAISSHHQPHERDAKLAPFGATEPGISSVELLLPLAMTLVEDGLLDLPTLLQRLSAGPAAALRLPAGELKVGSAADLVLFDAKASTVAGEQWRSKGDNCPFIGHCLPGAVRYTLVDGHISHEA; from the coding sequence GTGACCCTCAGTATTCTCGGCGCCCGGGTCATCGACCCCCTGAGCGGCCTGGACCAGACCACTGACCTGCACATCGATGCCGGCAAGATCATCGCCATCGGCGCCGCCCCGGCAGGCTTCAAGCCGTCACGCAGCATCGACGCCCAGGGCCTGGTGGCCGCGCCTGGCCTGGTCGACCTCAACGTCGCCCTGCGCGAGCCCGGCTACAGCCGCAAAGGCAGCATCGCCAGCGAAACCCGCGCCGCCGCTGCCGGTGGCGTCACCAGCCTGTGCTGCCCACCGCAGACCAAGCCGGTGCTGGACACCTCGGCAGTGGCCGAACTGATTCTCGACCGCGCCCGCGAAGCCGGGCACAGCAAGGTCTACCCGATCGGCGCCCTGAGCAAAGGCCTGGAAGGCGAGCAGCTTGCCGAGCTGATTGCCCTGCGCGACGCCGGCTGCGTGGCCTTCGGCAACGGCCTCAATGCCTTTGGCAACAACCGCACCCTGGCCCGTGCCCTGGAATACGCGGCGACCTTCGACCTGACGGTGATCTTCCACTCCCAGGACCGCGACCTGGCCCAGGGTGGCCTGGCCCACGAAGGCGCCATGGCCAGCTTCCTCGGCCTGCCGGGCATTCCGGAAACCGCCGAAACCGTGGCGCTGGCGCGCAACCTGCTGCTGGTCGAACAGACCGGCGTGCGTGCCCACTTCAGCCAGCTGACCAGCGCCCGCGGCGCGCGGCTGATCGCCCAGGCCCAGGAACTGGGTCTGCCGGTCACTGCCGACGTTGCCTTGTACCAGCTGATCCTCACCGACGAAGCGCTGCGCGACTTCTCCAGCCTGTACCACGTGCAACCGCCGCTGCGCACCTGCGCCGACCGTGACGGCCTGCGCTGGGCGGTGAAGTCCGGGGTGATCCAGGCGATTTCCAGCCACCACCAGCCCCATGAGCGTGATGCCAAGCTGGCGCCGTTCGGTGCCACTGAGCCGGGCATCAGCAGTGTCGAACTGTTGCTGCCGCTGGCCATGACCCTGGTGGAAGATGGCCTGCTGGATCTCCCGACTTTGTTGCAACGTTTGTCTGCCGGCCCTGCAGCTGCGCTGCGCCTGCCAGCGGGCGAGCTCAAGGTTGGCAGTGCGGCCGACCTGGTGCTGTTCGACGCCAAGGCCTCGACCGTTGCTGGCGAGCAGTGGCGTTCCAAGGGCGACAATTGCCCGTTCATCGGCCACTGCCTGCCGGGCGCGGTGCGTTATACCTTGGTCGATGGGCATATCAGCCACGAGGCCTGA
- the hslV gene encoding ATP-dependent protease subunit HslV: MTTIVSVRRHGKVVMGGDGQVSLGNTVMKGNAKKVRRLYHGQVIAGFAGATADAFTLFERFEGQLEKHQGHLIRAAVELAKEWRTDRSLSRLEAMLAVANKDASLIITGNGDVVEPEDGLIAMGSGGGYAQAAARALLQKTDLSAREITEAALNIAGDICVFTNHNLTIEEQDLAE, from the coding sequence TTGACCACCATCGTTTCAGTTCGCCGCCACGGCAAAGTCGTCATGGGCGGCGACGGCCAGGTTTCCCTCGGCAACACCGTGATGAAAGGCAACGCCAAGAAGGTCCGCCGCCTGTACCACGGCCAGGTCATCGCCGGTTTCGCCGGTGCCACCGCCGACGCTTTCACCCTGTTCGAACGCTTTGAAGGGCAACTGGAAAAACACCAGGGCCATCTGATCCGCGCCGCCGTGGAGCTGGCCAAGGAATGGCGTACCGACCGTTCCCTGAGCCGCCTGGAAGCCATGCTCGCCGTGGCCAACAAGGACGCATCCTTGATCATCACCGGCAACGGTGACGTGGTCGAACCCGAAGACGGCCTGATCGCCATGGGTTCCGGTGGCGGTTACGCCCAGGCCGCCGCCCGCGCCCTGCTGCAAAAGACCGACCTCTCGGCCCGCGAAATCACCGAAGCCGCGCTGAACATCGCCGGTGACATCTGCGTGTTCACCAACCATAACCTGACCATCGAGGAGCAGGACCTGGCCGAGTAA
- the hslU gene encoding ATP-dependent protease ATPase subunit HslU — MSMTPREIVHELNRHIIGQDDAKRAVAIALRNRWRRMQLPAELRVEVTPKNILMIGPTGVGKTEIARRLAKLANAPFIKVEATKFTEVGYVGRDVESIIRDLADAAIKMLREQEIIRVGHRAEDAAEERILDALLPPARTGFNEDQVTSQDSNTRQLFRKRLREGQLDDKEIEIEVAEAVGVDISAPPGMEEMTNQLQNLFANMGKGKRKSRKLKVKEALKLVRDEEAGRLVNEDELKAKALEAVEQHGIVFIDEIDKVAKRGNVGGADVSREGVQRDLLPLIEGCTVNTKLGMVKTDHILFIASGAFHLSKPSDLVPELQGRLPIRVELKALSPEDFERILSEPHASLTEQYRELLKTEGLNIEFLADGIKRLAEIAWQVNEKTENIGARRLHTLLERLLEEVSFSAGDLASAHSEAPIRIDADYVNSHLGELAQNEDLSRYIL, encoded by the coding sequence ATGTCCATGACCCCCCGCGAGATCGTCCACGAACTCAATCGCCACATCATCGGCCAGGACGACGCCAAGCGCGCCGTCGCCATCGCCCTGCGCAACCGCTGGCGGCGCATGCAACTGCCGGCCGAGCTGCGCGTTGAAGTCACGCCGAAGAACATCCTGATGATCGGCCCGACCGGTGTCGGCAAGACCGAGATCGCACGCCGTCTGGCCAAACTGGCCAACGCGCCGTTCATCAAGGTAGAAGCGACCAAGTTCACCGAAGTCGGCTATGTCGGCCGTGACGTCGAGTCGATCATCCGCGACCTGGCCGATGCCGCGATCAAGATGCTCCGCGAGCAGGAAATCATCCGTGTCGGCCACCGCGCCGAAGATGCCGCAGAAGAGCGCATCCTCGATGCCCTGCTGCCGCCTGCGCGTACCGGTTTCAATGAAGACCAGGTGACCAGCCAGGACTCCAACACCCGTCAGCTGTTCCGCAAGCGCCTGCGCGAAGGCCAGCTGGATGACAAAGAGATCGAGATCGAAGTGGCCGAGGCCGTGGGTGTCGACATTTCTGCGCCGCCGGGCATGGAAGAGATGACCAACCAGCTGCAGAACCTGTTCGCCAACATGGGCAAGGGCAAGCGCAAGAGCCGCAAGCTCAAGGTCAAGGAAGCACTCAAGCTGGTGCGTGACGAAGAAGCCGGGCGCCTGGTCAACGAAGACGAGCTCAAGGCCAAGGCCCTGGAAGCGGTCGAGCAGCACGGCATCGTGTTCATCGACGAAATCGACAAGGTCGCCAAGCGCGGCAACGTCGGCGGTGCCGATGTGTCCCGTGAAGGCGTACAGCGCGACCTGCTGCCGCTGATCGAAGGCTGCACGGTGAACACCAAGCTGGGCATGGTCAAGACCGACCACATCCTGTTCATCGCCTCTGGTGCCTTCCACCTGAGCAAGCCGAGCGACCTGGTGCCCGAGCTGCAAGGCCGCCTGCCGATTCGCGTCGAACTCAAGGCCCTGAGCCCGGAAGACTTCGAGCGCATCCTCAGCGAACCGCACGCCTCGCTCACCGAGCAGTACCGTGAACTGCTGAAAACCGAAGGCCTGAACATCGAGTTCCTCGCCGACGGTATCAAGCGCCTGGCCGAGATTGCCTGGCAGGTTAACGAAAAAACCGAGAACATCGGTGCCCGTCGCCTGCACACCCTGCTCGAGCGTCTGCTCGAAGAGGTGTCGTTCAGCGCCGGCGACCTGGCCAGCGCCCACAGCGAAGCGCCGATCCGCATCGACGCCGACTACGTCAACAGCCACCTGGGCGAATTGGCGCAGAACGAAGACCTTTCTCGTTATATTCTGTAA
- a CDS encoding gamma-butyrobetaine hydroxylase-like domain-containing protein, producing MARLPSGINLHKASKTLTLTYGPDEVYHLPAEFLRVHSPSAEVQGHGNPILQYGKLGVGLSGLEPAGQYALKLTFDDGHDSGLFTWEYLEQLCLRQDELWADYLDELAKAGKSRDPNESIVKLML from the coding sequence ATGGCCAGACTCCCTAGCGGCATCAACCTGCACAAAGCCTCCAAGACCCTCACCCTGACCTACGGGCCAGACGAGGTGTACCACCTGCCCGCCGAATTCCTGCGCGTGCACTCCCCCTCCGCCGAGGTCCAGGGCCACGGCAATCCGATCCTGCAGTACGGCAAGCTCGGCGTTGGCCTGAGCGGGCTGGAACCTGCCGGCCAGTACGCACTGAAACTGACCTTCGACGACGGCCACGACAGCGGCCTGTTCACCTGGGAATACCTCGAGCAGCTGTGCCTGCGCCAGGACGAACTCTGGGCAGACTATCTCGATGAGCTGGCCAAGGCCGGAAAATCCCGCGACCCCAACGAGTCGATCGTCAAGCTGATGCTCTAG